A genome region from Blautia coccoides includes the following:
- a CDS encoding IS256 family transposase, which translates to MAREKKPVHRVQMTEGKRNIIHQLLEEYDIQTAEDIQDALKDLLGGTIKEMLEAEMEDHLGYEKSERSDNEDYRNGYKRKRVNSSYGTMEIEVPQDRKSTFQPQVVKKRQKDISDIDQKIISMYAKGMTTRQISETIEDIYGFETSEGFISDVTDKILPQIEDWQNRPLDEVYPILFIDAIHYSVRDNGVIRKLAAYVILGINTEGKKEVLTIQVGDNESSKYWLSVLNELKNRGVKDILILCADGLAGIKEAIAAAFPKTEYQRCIVHQVRNTLKYVPDKDRKAFATDLKTIYQAPDEKKALAALERVTEKWTPKYPNSMKRWKDNWDSISPIFKFSVDVRKVIYTTNAIESLNSTYRKLNQQRSVFPSDTALLKALYLATFEATKRWTTTIRNWGQVYGELSIMYEGRLPE; encoded by the coding sequence ATGGCAAGAGAGAAAAAACCTGTACATCGGGTACAAATGACAGAAGGAAAACGTAACATTATCCATCAGCTCCTGGAAGAATACGATATTCAGACAGCTGAAGATATTCAGGATGCTCTGAAAGATCTTCTGGGTGGAACAATCAAAGAAATGTTGGAAGCAGAAATGGAGGATCATCTGGGATATGAAAAATCTGAACGCTCTGATAACGAGGATTACCGAAATGGCTACAAACGCAAACGCGTAAACAGCAGTTATGGTACCATGGAGATTGAGGTCCCTCAGGATCGCAAATCCACTTTTCAGCCTCAGGTCGTAAAAAAACGCCAGAAAGATATTTCAGATATTGATCAGAAGATCATTTCTATGTACGCCAAAGGGATGACCACCCGACAGATTTCTGAAACGATCGAAGATATTTACGGCTTTGAAACTTCGGAAGGATTTATTTCTGATGTAACAGATAAGATCCTTCCTCAGATCGAAGACTGGCAGAACCGTCCCTTAGATGAAGTATATCCGATCCTTTTTATCGATGCGATCCACTATTCTGTCCGGGATAACGGGGTGATCCGCAAACTAGCGGCATATGTGATCCTGGGGATCAATACGGAAGGAAAAAAGGAAGTCCTTACCATTCAGGTTGGAGATAATGAAAGCTCTAAATATTGGCTTTCTGTTCTGAATGAATTAAAAAACCGGGGTGTAAAAGACATCCTGATCCTTTGTGCCGACGGTCTGGCCGGGATCAAAGAAGCCATTGCGGCTGCCTTCCCCAAAACAGAATATCAACGCTGTATTGTCCATCAAGTAAGAAATACCCTGAAATATGTTCCGGATAAAGACAGGAAGGCTTTTGCAACGGATCTGAAGACAATCTATCAGGCGCCAGACGAAAAGAAAGCTCTGGCAGCCCTTGAGAGGGTAACAGAGAAATGGACACCCAAATATCCGAATTCCATGAAACGCTGGAAGGATAACTGGGATTCTATTTCTCCGATCTTCAAGTTTTCAGTAGATGTCCGGAAGGTCATATACACGACCAATGCCATAGAATCCCTGAATTCCACGTATCGGAAATTAAACCAGCAGAGAAGTGTATTTCCGAGCGATACAGCGCTGCTGAAAGCCCTGTATCTAGCCACTTTTGAAGCAACAAAAAGGTGGACTACCACCATCCGGAACTGGGGCCAGGTCTACGGTGAACTGAGTATTATGTATGAGGGACGGCTTCCAGAATAA
- a CDS encoding helix-turn-helix transcriptional regulator: protein MQIQTNRNQREIKAHGDYTFPVLVSKECITDYEFGTFSWHWHSEIEMTLVADGEMIYQVNGADFHLKEGDVMFGNANTLHSGHMIEGKDCHYWSITFDPKIVYGFEKSLIQTKYVDLVVNGHEFSALWFDGSEEWHRDIRKKMRKVIELDLERPDFYEMEVQMLLSEIWLVLLRHQGAFHQETESLNPKELARLKTILGFIHENYDKKITLTDIADSVHICKSECCRFFKKHMNESLFDYLLRYRVEQSIPYLRDEEYSITDAAFNSGFTDTGYYSRVFHKYTGWAPREFRKVMGKNREVLFG from the coding sequence ATGCAGATACAGACAAACAGGAATCAGCGGGAAATAAAGGCGCATGGGGATTATACGTTTCCGGTATTGGTGAGTAAGGAGTGTATCACGGACTATGAGTTCGGGACATTTTCCTGGCATTGGCATTCGGAAATTGAGATGACGCTGGTGGCGGATGGAGAGATGATCTATCAGGTGAATGGGGCCGATTTCCACTTAAAAGAAGGAGATGTGATGTTTGGCAATGCCAATACGCTGCACAGCGGACATATGATTGAGGGGAAGGACTGCCATTATTGGAGTATAACCTTTGATCCTAAGATTGTGTATGGGTTTGAGAAGAGTCTGATACAGACAAAGTATGTGGATCTGGTAGTGAATGGGCATGAGTTCTCGGCGCTTTGGTTCGATGGGAGCGAGGAGTGGCATAGGGATATCCGGAAGAAGATGAGGAAGGTTATAGAACTGGATTTGGAGAGGCCGGACTTTTATGAGATGGAGGTGCAGATGCTGTTGTCGGAGATTTGGCTTGTTTTACTGCGGCATCAGGGGGCATTTCATCAGGAAACAGAGTCACTGAATCCTAAGGAGTTGGCCCGGTTGAAAACTATTTTGGGATTTATTCATGAGAATTATGATAAGAAGATCACTCTTACGGATATTGCGGATTCTGTGCATATCTGTAAGAGTGAGTGTTGCCGTTTTTTTAAGAAGCATATGAATGAGTCTTTATTTGATTATTTGCTGAGATACCGGGTGGAACAAAGTATTCCTTATTTGCGGGATGAGGAATATAGTATTACGGACGCAGCATTTAACTCCGGGTTCACGGATACCGGGTATTATTCACGGGTATTTCACAAATATACAGGGTGGGCACCTCGGGAGTTTCGAAAAGTGATGGGAAAGAATAGGGAGGTATTATTTGGTTGA
- a CDS encoding galactokinase — translation MFENEKAVATLKTVYGEEKLQVEQERYDHLYQEFVKAFGEGEADFFTSPGRTEILGNHTDHNHGKVLTGSIAMDTIAAARKNGTSLVHVISENYNQSITVDLDNMDTTCKCQGTLSLLIGMFEGFVKKGYKVEGFDAYVSTDVIGAAGVSSSASFEMLICAIVDYFSNDGKIDYVEYAKIGQYAEHEYWEKQSGLLDQMACAVGGVITIDFKEDMPKVEKLDFGYDQLGYDLIIVNTGKGHADLSAEYSSVPIEMKKAAQVMGKEVLADVDEKEFMENLHKVRKEAGDRAVMRALHFFAEQNRVDAAVKAIKEKDYDTFLQCITKSGNSSWKWLQNCFATKDETEQAVPVALALTEMFIEEAGRGYCRVHGGGFAGVIAAVLPKDMTADYVKYMTPYMGEENIYVMQIRQTGAVHMDF, via the coding sequence ATGTTTGAAAATGAAAAAGCAGTTGCAACTCTGAAAACAGTTTACGGTGAAGAGAAATTGCAGGTGGAGCAGGAGCGTTATGATCATCTGTATCAGGAATTTGTAAAAGCATTCGGCGAAGGTGAAGCGGACTTCTTTACCTCTCCGGGAAGAACAGAAATCCTGGGCAACCATACAGACCACAACCATGGTAAGGTGCTGACCGGAAGTATCGCTATGGATACCATCGCTGCAGCCAGAAAGAACGGAACTTCACTTGTTCACGTTATCAGCGAGAATTACAACCAGAGTATTACTGTTGATTTAGACAACATGGATACAACCTGCAAATGCCAGGGAACCCTTTCTCTCCTGATTGGTATGTTTGAGGGTTTTGTGAAAAAAGGATATAAAGTGGAAGGCTTTGACGCATACGTATCCACAGACGTGATTGGTGCAGCAGGCGTAAGTTCATCCGCATCTTTTGAAATGCTTATCTGTGCCATTGTAGATTATTTCAGCAATGACGGTAAAATAGATTATGTAGAGTATGCCAAGATCGGCCAGTACGCAGAGCACGAATACTGGGAAAAACAGTCCGGTCTGCTGGATCAAATGGCTTGTGCAGTGGGTGGCGTGATCACCATTGATTTTAAAGAAGATATGCCGAAAGTAGAGAAATTGGATTTCGGATATGACCAGCTTGGATATGACCTGATCATTGTGAATACAGGAAAAGGCCATGCAGATTTAAGTGCAGAATACTCCTCCGTTCCCATTGAAATGAAAAAAGCAGCACAGGTTATGGGAAAAGAAGTGCTGGCAGATGTAGATGAAAAGGAATTCATGGAGAATCTGCACAAAGTGAGAAAAGAAGCAGGTGACAGAGCCGTTATGCGTGCCCTTCATTTCTTCGCAGAGCAGAACCGTGTGGATGCTGCAGTGAAAGCCATAAAAGAAAAAGATTACGATACCTTCTTACAGTGCATTACCAAATCCGGAAACTCTTCCTGGAAATGGCTGCAGAACTGTTTTGCAACAAAAGACGAGACAGAACAGGCTGTTCCGGTTGCGCTGGCACTGACAGAAATGTTCATCGAAGAGGCGGGAAGAGGATACTGCAGAGTACACGGCGGCGGATTTGCCGGAGTGATCGCAGCAGTGCTTCCAAAAGATATGACAGCAGACTATGTAAAATACATGACACCATACATGGGCGAAGAGAATATCTATGTAATGCAGATTCGCCAGACCGGTGCCGTACATATGGATTTTTAA